The Candidatus Kryptobacter tengchongensis genome contains a region encoding:
- a CDS encoding CRISPR-associated protein Csm3, translating to MKLVKYIVITGKINVLTGLHIGGSSDIIEIGGMDNPVLKHPLTNEPYIPGSSLKGKIRSLLELSFNKVNNNGEVHKCDDEKCPICRVFGASPDKQEEVAKRRGPTRVIFRDAFIDDEYRREMQEKGLTVYDIVEEKTENALNRITAKAVPRKLERVVPGVKFAFEVVYRVFDTGDGGETDEKLFEETIMRGMKLLELDCLGGYGSRGSGKIKFEDVEIKSYSPEELKIEVEVS from the coding sequence ATGAAACTTGTAAAATATATAGTTATAACGGGAAAAATTAATGTTTTAACAGGGCTTCATATTGGAGGGAGCAGTGATATTATTGAAATTGGTGGAATGGATAATCCCGTATTAAAACATCCGTTGACAAATGAGCCATATATTCCTGGTTCATCGCTAAAGGGGAAGATTAGAAGTTTACTTGAGTTATCCTTTAATAAAGTTAATAATAATGGTGAAGTTCATAAGTGCGATGATGAAAAATGTCCAATTTGTAGAGTATTTGGCGCTTCGCCAGATAAGCAGGAGGAAGTTGCTAAAAGACGTGGTCCAACAAGGGTTATATTTAGAGATGCTTTTATTGATGATGAATACAGAAGGGAAATGCAGGAAAAGGGGCTTACGGTTTATGATATAGTTGAGGAGAAAACCGAAAATGCTTTAAATCGGATCACGGCAAAGGCAGTTCCAAGAAAACTTGAAAGAGTTGTACCAGGGGTTAAATTTGCATTTGAAGTGGTATATCGTGTCTTTGATACTGGGGATGGTGGCGAAACGGATGAAAAACTTTTTGAGGAGACGATCATGCGGGGAATGAAACTTCTTGAGCTTGATTGTCTCGGTGGATATGGGAGCAGGGGAAGCGGAAAAATTAAATTTGAAGATGTTGAAATAAAAAGTTATTCCCCGGAAGAGTTAAAAATAGAAGTTGAAGTGTCATGA
- a CDS encoding CRISPR type III-A/MTUBE-associated RAMP protein Csm5: MDNVKTYKVKYQILTPVHIGAGQDLSPFDYVIVNEMFHRIIVDELISSLNQEQLRKFYTFVEDGNITGLRNLIVENFNEEKFSKYKIKVFPNIADKYKRNLNNINNQLLISPFVRTTDDFKPYIPGSSIKGAIRTAIIDSIVQSKGYKPPESPGNNSWELEAMGALSQRKGKDEPKPDISKDPFRTLKVSDVFISNDVMAIGEVFNARVDEKKGRVTTVGIQMIKEVLLGQINTGKIVEFEGEIRIDEFLPSVRGVARELNKDFIIQCCNEFYNDEFKREQEFYKLALDMHDIIDRMRSLFRVNQNENECVIRVGRFSGVYAVTINNFRNPHNRKWGNTRNLFEGKYPMGWVKVKFLE; the protein is encoded by the coding sequence ATGGACAATGTGAAAACTTATAAGGTTAAGTATCAAATTTTGACACCGGTTCACATTGGAGCGGGGCAAGATTTAAGTCCCTTTGATTATGTGATCGTTAATGAAATGTTTCATAGGATAATTGTAGATGAGTTGATCTCAAGTTTAAATCAGGAACAACTCAGGAAATTTTATACTTTTGTTGAAGATGGCAACATAACTGGGTTAAGAAATTTGATTGTGGAAAATTTTAACGAAGAGAAGTTTTCAAAGTATAAAATCAAGGTTTTCCCGAATATAGCGGATAAATATAAAAGAAACCTGAATAACATAAACAATCAACTTTTGATTTCGCCTTTTGTTAGGACAACAGATGATTTTAAACCGTATATTCCTGGAAGTTCAATCAAGGGAGCAATAAGAACTGCGATAATTGATAGCATAGTACAAAGCAAGGGATATAAACCACCGGAAAGTCCAGGGAATAATTCTTGGGAACTTGAGGCTATGGGGGCTCTCTCGCAAAGGAAGGGAAAGGATGAACCTAAACCTGATATATCTAAAGATCCGTTTAGGACTTTAAAGGTTTCGGATGTCTTTATAAGCAACGATGTCATGGCAATAGGTGAGGTTTTTAATGCAAGGGTTGACGAGAAGAAAGGTAGAGTTACGACGGTTGGGATTCAAATGATAAAAGAAGTGCTTTTGGGGCAAATTAATACTGGTAAAATAGTTGAGTTTGAAGGTGAAATAAGAATTGATGAATTTCTACCATCTGTAAGAGGTGTAGCGAGGGAATTAAATAAAGACTTCATAATTCAGTGTTGCAATGAGTTTTACAATGATGAATTTAAGCGAGAGCAAGAGTTTTATAAACTCGCCCTTGATATGCATGATATTATTGATAGGATGAGAAGTTTATTTAGAGTAAATCAAAATGAAAATGAATGCGTGATTAGAGTTGGTCGTTTTTCGGGTGTTTATGCGGTTACAATAAATAATTTTAGAAATCCACACAACAGAAAGTGGGGAAATACAAGGAATCTATTTGAGGGGAAATATCCGATGGGTTGGGTTAAAGTAAAATTTCTTGAATGA
- a CDS encoding CRISPR-associated protein, APE2256 family: MKQFHIINVGNSLLTNFQRSKSEFGKISQMDSDFWREKIDDVNFMNEIFDFLRANPKENSAEMNTFLRVVEGKNPREIEVYLSGTNTYSNEICVRTLQRFLKSQGYLVYDNPTFSGYFLEASRYDEKYAGDEFVKGVSDMVDRFIYLAIEKKKQGYEVFINPTGGLKAHVIACALAGFLTGCKVYYMNEEFRNVVFLPEIFYLPKGREVKLLEILSDKKPRSGFEYEKIVEEFKDEVERLQVYGLIEIEVDEETRKPYRIRITNRGSFFLDSVKQ, translated from the coding sequence ATGAAGCAATTTCACATAATCAATGTCGGCAATTCACTTCTCACGAATTTTCAAAGAAGCAAATCTGAATTTGGCAAAATCTCGCAGATGGATAGCGATTTCTGGAGAGAAAAAATTGACGATGTCAATTTTATGAATGAAATTTTTGATTTTTTGAGAGCAAATCCAAAGGAAAATTCAGCTGAGATGAACACTTTCTTGAGAGTTGTTGAAGGTAAAAACCCACGGGAAATTGAAGTTTATTTATCTGGGACGAACACTTATTCAAATGAAATTTGCGTAAGAACACTTCAAAGGTTTTTAAAATCACAGGGATATTTGGTTTACGATAATCCCACATTTTCTGGATATTTTCTTGAGGCAAGCAGATATGATGAAAAATATGCGGGTGATGAATTCGTTAAAGGTGTTTCTGATATGGTTGATAGGTTTATTTATCTTGCGATTGAGAAGAAGAAACAAGGATATGAAGTCTTTATAAATCCAACCGGTGGTTTAAAAGCTCATGTTATAGCGTGTGCCCTTGCTGGATTTTTGACAGGATGTAAAGTTTATTACATGAATGAAGAATTTAGAAATGTTGTGTTTCTCCCAGAGATCTTCTACCTGCCGAAGGGAAGAGAAGTTAAATTGCTTGAAATTTTATCGGATAAAAAACCGAGGAGTGGATTTGAATATGAAAAAATCGTGGAGGAATTTAAAGATGAGGTTGAACGATTACAAGTCTATGGTCTTATTGAGATTGAAGTGGATGAGGAAACGAGAAAACCATACCGAATCAGGATAACAAACCGTGGTTCTTTCTTCTTAGATTCAGTAAAACAGTAA
- a CDS encoding CRISPR-associated protein Csm2: MEERYFLRKTSDGKWVIKEEMLTNEAQKWAEKFIGNNPKNPELKSSQLRKFYNEVRGLADRVEGEGFERVKPLIRMLKAKVHYQKGRKLVPQEFVNFISKCVDEVKDETDFLEGFVKHFEAVVGYYYGKVERFD, translated from the coding sequence ATGGAAGAAAGATATTTTCTGAGAAAAACAAGCGATGGAAAGTGGGTGATCAAGGAAGAGATGTTGACAAATGAGGCTCAAAAATGGGCAGAGAAGTTCATCGGGAATAACCCGAAGAATCCTGAGTTGAAAAGTTCGCAGTTAAGGAAGTTTTACAACGAGGTCAGGGGACTTGCTGACAGAGTTGAAGGGGAGGGTTTTGAAAGGGTTAAACCTTTGATTAGAATGCTTAAGGCAAAAGTGCATTACCAGAAAGGACGCAAGCTTGTTCCACAGGAGTTTGTTAATTTTATCTCTAAATGTGTAGACGAGGTGAAGGATGAAACGGATTTCCTTGAGGGTTTTGTCAAGCATTTTGAAGCTGTTGTTGGTTATTATTATGGAAAAGTTGAAAGATTTGATTAA
- a CDS encoding CRISPR-associated autoregulator, Cst2 family, translating to MLMVAGYVLIDAPHSALNNAGTDASERTENIVRVKAIRKGREIYPYVSAQAWRYWWRMTLQEIFSWELSPVERAEKIAFTKANPFKYPDDDVFGYMRAVKERGADKTVTRVSPLKCSPLVSVLSVEPVQDYGVMARQEGDPVPYEHEFYSTILQGIFSLDLSRVGVFYVKSQAGFKNLDEDMLERDEELKESLERSGARKIGDLYVLPSDVRAKRAKETILSLAYLFGGAKQTQHLTDVVPRLIIMAIVRGGNHIFMNLAYEKDGKVNFNYAGLRQTLIDYAGIIVSDVYVGIMPGFLDGFDENFRSEFSGFIFGGDKRLQIYSSKEAIEKFAELVGDVVVNM from the coding sequence ATGCTTATGGTTGCAGGATATGTTTTAATTGACGCACCACATTCAGCATTAAACAATGCTGGAACGGATGCAAGCGAAAGAACTGAAAATATCGTTCGTGTTAAAGCAATAAGAAAAGGTAGGGAGATTTATCCGTATGTTTCAGCTCAGGCATGGAGATATTGGTGGAGGATGACATTGCAGGAAATTTTCAGCTGGGAACTTTCGCCAGTAGAAAGAGCTGAGAAAATCGCCTTTACGAAAGCAAATCCATTCAAATATCCCGATGATGATGTTTTTGGGTATATGAGAGCTGTGAAGGAGCGAGGAGCAGATAAGACGGTTACTCGTGTATCACCATTGAAATGCTCACCACTTGTATCTGTGCTGAGTGTTGAGCCAGTTCAAGATTATGGAGTTATGGCAAGGCAAGAGGGCGATCCAGTCCCTTATGAGCATGAATTCTATTCAACAATTTTGCAGGGGATTTTCTCACTTGATCTTTCAAGAGTTGGGGTTTTTTATGTTAAAAGTCAAGCTGGGTTTAAGAATCTTGATGAAGATATGCTTGAAAGAGATGAGGAATTAAAAGAATCCCTTGAAAGATCAGGAGCTAGAAAAATTGGCGATCTTTATGTTCTCCCATCGGATGTAAGAGCTAAAAGAGCAAAGGAAACGATTCTTTCGCTTGCTTATCTTTTTGGTGGAGCGAAACAAACACAACATTTGACGGATGTCGTACCGAGGCTTATTATAATGGCAATTGTAAGAGGTGGGAATCACATATTTATGAATCTTGCTTACGAGAAAGATGGAAAAGTTAATTTCAATTATGCGGGGTTAAGGCAGACATTAATTGATTACGCGGGTATAATTGTATCTGATGTATATGTCGGGATAATGCCTGGATTTTTAGATGGATTTGATGAGAATTTCCGTAGCGAGTTCAGTGGATTTATATTTGGTGGTGATAAAAGGCTTCAAATTTATAGCTCAAAAGAAGCGATTGAGAAATTTGCTGAGCTTGTTGGCGATGTAGTTGTAAATATGTGA
- a CDS encoding CRISPR-associated protein, NE0113 family, whose product MRSPKNILVSVLGSTPQILTETLWYLKKKKGVDIDEVFVITTGFGKKLICEGDIKKGIPPLLNGLFEKFCNEIGLKTRFVERNIKVIKDKDGNEVDDIRNDSQNESAANFITNEIRKLANRPEVVIHCSVAGGRKTMSVYAALAMTLVGRKQDKLYHVLVSPPEVEGNPKFFYKPEIPVEIELSNGRKISTDEIEITLAEIPFLRLGEKYFNIFPKGISYTELVERIQNYANIEKPVVSGPGEEEIEIIGENEEFKKALKKLRKLAKNDKVKVVLLIGESGTGKELFANEFHRSGSRKDKKYLAINCASIPETLIESELFGHVKGAFTGAIKDKKGIFEECDGGVLFLDEINKTDFAFQAKLLRAIENGEIQPVGSLATKKVDVRIIIGLNQEPDEWLESGKVLRDFYSRIARHQVRIPPLRERKDDIPELVGKFINKYSKLYGKTNIKGVSDEIMDMFLEYDWSFGNVRELEGVIDAMIAMADDDEQILTNLPEHFESNIKAQEQIIKDEIEKITSGKNLTFDELAKKYIELKLRENNYNITKTAKALGLKRTTLQSKMKKLGIILPKYRR is encoded by the coding sequence ATGCGGTCGCCGAAAAATATACTTGTTTCTGTTCTTGGTTCAACGCCACAAATTTTAACCGAGACGCTCTGGTATTTGAAGAAAAAGAAAGGTGTGGATATTGATGAAGTTTTTGTTATAACGACAGGATTTGGGAAAAAATTAATTTGTGAGGGCGATATTAAAAAAGGAATACCGCCACTTTTAAATGGTTTGTTTGAAAAGTTTTGTAATGAAATTGGATTGAAAACAAGATTCGTGGAAAGAAATATCAAAGTTATAAAGGATAAGGATGGAAACGAAGTTGATGATATAAGGAATGACAGCCAAAATGAATCCGCTGCAAATTTTATAACCAACGAGATAAGGAAACTTGCAAATAGACCTGAAGTTGTGATACATTGCTCGGTTGCTGGAGGAAGGAAAACAATGTCGGTTTATGCAGCGCTTGCTATGACGCTTGTCGGCAGAAAACAGGACAAACTCTATCATGTCCTCGTTTCACCTCCTGAAGTTGAAGGAAACCCTAAGTTTTTCTACAAGCCGGAAATTCCAGTTGAAATTGAGCTTAGTAATGGAAGAAAAATTTCAACAGATGAAATTGAAATAACACTTGCAGAGATACCTTTCCTTAGGCTTGGGGAGAAATATTTTAATATCTTCCCGAAAGGAATTTCGTACACAGAGCTTGTTGAACGAATTCAAAATTACGCCAACATTGAAAAACCAGTTGTAAGTGGTCCTGGAGAAGAGGAAATTGAGATAATAGGTGAAAATGAAGAATTTAAAAAAGCTCTTAAAAAGTTAAGAAAACTTGCAAAGAACGATAAAGTTAAAGTTGTTTTGCTCATTGGTGAGAGTGGAACTGGGAAAGAATTATTTGCAAATGAGTTTCACCGTTCTGGAAGTAGAAAAGATAAAAAATATCTTGCAATCAATTGTGCCTCTATTCCAGAGACTCTCATTGAAAGTGAACTTTTCGGACATGTTAAGGGTGCATTCACGGGGGCAATAAAAGACAAGAAAGGGATTTTTGAGGAATGCGATGGTGGGGTTCTGTTTCTTGATGAAATAAATAAAACTGATTTTGCTTTTCAAGCGAAACTTCTAAGAGCTATTGAAAACGGTGAAATTCAGCCTGTTGGAAGCTTGGCGACAAAAAAGGTAGATGTAAGAATAATTATCGGGCTTAATCAAGAGCCTGATGAATGGCTTGAAAGTGGGAAGGTTTTGAGAGATTTTTACAGTAGGATAGCAAGACATCAAGTTAGAATTCCACCTTTGCGTGAGAGAAAAGATGATATACCCGAGCTTGTGGGAAAATTCATAAATAAGTATTCTAAACTTTACGGAAAAACAAATATCAAAGGTGTGTCAGATGAGATAATGGATATGTTTTTGGAGTATGATTGGAGTTTTGGAAATGTTCGGGAACTTGAAGGAGTTATAGATGCCATGATTGCAATGGCTGATGACGATGAACAAATTTTAACAAATTTGCCCGAACATTTTGAATCAAACATAAAAGCGCAGGAGCAAATTATTAAGGATGAAATTGAAAAAATTACGAGCGGGAAAAACTTAACATTTGATGAACTTGCGAAGAAATATATTGAGCTTAAACTTCGTGAAAACAATTACAATATCACCAAGACTGCAAAAGCTCTTGGTCTTAAGAGGACAACCCTTCAAAGCAAGATGAAAAAACTTGGTATAATCCTGCCTAAATATAGGCGGTGA
- a CDS encoding CRISPR-associated protein Csm4, which yields MKTYKINFQIRSPIITPLQSDTIWGYFAWACFRIWGEKFGKEFIEANKNGEPTLVSNAFPEGYLPTPIIEIERTEKVEEREIFKRAKKKELIKFENFERVKDKLSWSELFQVLSDEVKSEEKERDKFGRIHSTNIMRNKISRLTFTTGETGELFATEETFYESRFKMWFAVRTNFLNREQLEKILAYIELTGFGADASTGRGSLKFISIEEDYKFPESENSNAFMSISNFIPTDYDLSQAENLWYSIFTKYPKVGDYFALVDPFKKPLVFMKAGSVFKVRSVKEFYGCIVSNVHSNPEIVQFAYAFPLKVRVEV from the coding sequence ATGAAAACATATAAAATAAACTTTCAAATTAGAAGTCCAATTATCACCCCACTTCAGTCGGATACAATTTGGGGCTATTTTGCTTGGGCGTGTTTTCGTATATGGGGTGAGAAATTTGGCAAAGAATTTATTGAGGCAAATAAAAATGGTGAACCAACACTTGTTTCAAACGCTTTCCCCGAAGGTTATCTGCCAACACCTATAATTGAAATTGAAAGGACTGAAAAAGTTGAAGAGAGGGAGATTTTCAAGAGGGCAAAGAAAAAAGAATTGATAAAATTTGAAAACTTTGAAAGGGTAAAAGATAAGTTAAGTTGGAGCGAATTATTTCAAGTTTTAAGTGATGAAGTTAAATCTGAAGAAAAGGAAAGAGATAAATTTGGGAGGATTCACTCAACCAATATAATGAGGAACAAAATCAGTCGGTTAACTTTTACAACTGGAGAAACAGGAGAATTGTTTGCAACCGAAGAAACATTCTACGAGTCGCGTTTTAAGATGTGGTTTGCTGTTAGAACTAATTTTTTAAACAGGGAACAGTTAGAGAAAATTTTAGCATACATTGAACTTACAGGATTCGGAGCGGATGCTTCAACGGGGCGTGGAAGTTTGAAATTTATATCAATTGAAGAGGATTATAAATTTCCAGAAAGTGAAAATTCAAATGCTTTTATGTCAATTTCAAACTTTATCCCGACGGATTATGACTTAAGTCAGGCTGAAAATCTATGGTATTCAATTTTCACCAAGTATCCAAAAGTTGGTGACTATTTTGCTTTAGTTGATCCCTTTAAAAAACCACTTGTCTTTATGAAAGCTGGTTCCGTTTTTAAAGTAAGAAGTGTAAAGGAGTTTTACGGTTGCATTGTGAGCAATGTTCATTCAAATCCAGAAATAGTTCAATTTGCTTACGCCTTTCCTTTAAAAGTTAGAGTGGAGGTGTGA
- a CDS encoding CRISPR-associated protein, Cst1 family, which yields MMGKIFDITGNPFVDAGIYIIAELAEKEVKDVDFADLEKLYPKLIDVYFTAGWKKMLESIFTGNHPVTHKKSGSQSYYRKFLEGWISDIGAPLPAGTCFACGRRNKSNVERKYGIGRELVPLTGSGDFVNFFPMASLGLEMCSACLFAIQFMPIFLHYCGGKFLLLHSNSEKVMKYWAKNCVTNLYKQITLNNFTGCYSNNINDPVNSFFQSIEDMVIRYDENWIDEDVSIRFYYFSNYGQSPYVEVFDVPTPVFRFLAYVKQTEAYDEWRKIVNKASGGRRNEVYERLLRGESIVRYFFKDKREIFGNWELLKFYLREVKEMDEKRINTIREFADRIANLIQSLDSVKRLEQLERAKDYAEFRNVLRFLIKDGIRAGLREPLLRFDEYVNLIFPEGAMGWSEVRDLMLFRIYEVLHNWLVERKVEEPTE from the coding sequence ATGATGGGTAAAATTTTTGATATAACAGGGAATCCATTTGTTGATGCTGGAATTTATATCATCGCTGAATTAGCAGAGAAAGAGGTTAAAGATGTTGACTTCGCTGATTTAGAAAAATTATATCCAAAACTTATTGATGTTTACTTTACAGCGGGGTGGAAAAAGATGTTGGAATCAATTTTCACTGGGAATCATCCAGTGACGCATAAAAAATCTGGTAGTCAAAGTTATTACAGAAAATTTCTTGAAGGCTGGATATCTGATATAGGGGCACCTTTGCCTGCTGGGACATGTTTTGCCTGTGGTAGAAGGAATAAAAGCAATGTTGAAAGAAAATACGGAATCGGTAGAGAGCTTGTGCCTCTAACGGGTTCTGGTGATTTTGTTAATTTCTTCCCTATGGCTTCGCTTGGTCTTGAGATGTGTTCTGCGTGCTTATTTGCTATTCAATTTATGCCAATTTTCCTTCATTATTGCGGTGGCAAATTTTTGCTTCTTCATTCAAACTCGGAGAAAGTCATGAAATATTGGGCTAAAAATTGTGTGACTAACTTATATAAACAAATTACTCTGAATAACTTTACAGGTTGTTATTCAAATAATATCAATGACCCAGTGAATTCATTTTTCCAAAGCATTGAGGATATGGTAATAAGGTACGATGAGAACTGGATTGATGAAGATGTCTCCATAAGATTTTATTACTTTAGCAATTACGGTCAAAGTCCATATGTTGAAGTCTTTGATGTCCCAACGCCGGTCTTCAGGTTTCTTGCTTATGTTAAACAAACGGAAGCGTATGATGAATGGAGAAAAATTGTAAATAAGGCTTCTGGTGGAAGAAGAAACGAAGTCTATGAGAGATTGCTAAGAGGTGAAAGTATAGTAAGGTATTTTTTCAAGGATAAAAGGGAAATTTTTGGTAATTGGGAACTTTTAAAATTTTATTTAAGGGAGGTGAAAGAAATGGATGAAAAAAGAATTAACACAATAAGGGAATTTGCTGACAGAATCGCAAATTTAATCCAGAGCCTTGACTCTGTTAAACGGCTTGAGCAACTTGAGAGGGCGAAGGATTATGCGGAGTTTAGGAATGTATTAAGATTTTTGATCAAAGATGGCATACGGGCTGGATTAAGGGAACCACTTTTAAGGTTTGATGAATATGTCAACTTAATTTTTCCTGAAGGTGCAATGGGATGGAGTGAGGTTAGAGATTTGATGTTATTTAGAATTTATGAGGTTTTGCATAACTGGCTTGTTGAAAGGAAAGTAGAAGAACCAACAGAGTAA
- a CDS encoding CRISPR-associated protein Cas5t: protein MEVIRVKISGIVSSFRNPNFVSGVQPTLEVPPPSTVLGLISSACGKIVTPDEVKFGYVFLYESKGQDLELIYELTLKRKYEAKSNVVLREFLTFPELYIYILNSEFERYFLYPEFPLVLGRTQELAKVEEIKKVVLEKSKPVRFGHTVVPFDFKGVGGVLLSLPLYFEYDFERPRVGRQRRPFIIVNKFIQYSHQPIFYDKEKNWGVYFYGTEN from the coding sequence ATGGAAGTTATCCGTGTTAAAATAAGTGGAATCGTATCCTCTTTTAGAAACCCAAATTTTGTTTCAGGGGTACAACCGACACTTGAAGTTCCACCGCCAAGCACTGTCTTAGGATTGATTTCATCCGCGTGTGGTAAAATTGTCACTCCAGATGAGGTTAAATTTGGATATGTTTTTCTTTATGAAAGCAAAGGTCAGGATCTTGAATTAATTTATGAATTGACACTAAAACGGAAATACGAAGCGAAATCAAATGTCGTGTTAAGAGAATTTTTAACTTTTCCAGAGCTTTACATTTACATTCTAAATTCCGAATTTGAAAGATATTTCCTTTATCCTGAATTTCCTCTGGTTTTAGGCAGAACACAAGAGCTCGCAAAGGTTGAAGAAATAAAAAAGGTTGTGCTTGAGAAGAGTAAACCAGTTAGATTTGGTCACACTGTTGTACCATTTGATTTCAAAGGTGTTGGGGGCGTGTTATTGTCTCTTCCACTTTACTTTGAATATGACTTTGAAAGACCAAGAGTTGGGAGACAAAGAAGACCATTTATCATTGTTAACAAATTTATACAGTATTCACATCAGCCAATTTTTTATGATAAAGAAAAAAATTGGGGGGTATATTTCTATGGCACGGAGAATTAA